In a single window of the Nicotiana tomentosiformis chromosome 8, ASM39032v3, whole genome shotgun sequence genome:
- the LOC117275870 gene encoding NADH-ubiquinone oxidoreductase chain 2, translating into MWAPDIYEGSPTPVTAFLSIAPKISISANISRVSIYGSYGATLQQIFFFCSIASMILGALAAMAQTKVKRLLAHSSIGHVGYIRTGFSCGTIEGIQSLLIGIFIYASMTIDAFAIVLALRQTRVKYIADLGALAKTNPILAITFSITMFSYAGIPPLAGFCSKFYLFFAALGCGAYFLAPVGVVTSVIGRWAAGRLPRVSKFGGPKAVLRAPDT; encoded by the coding sequence ATGTGGGCACCTGATATCTATGAGGGTTCACCCACCCCGGTTACAGCATTCCTTTCTATTGCGCCTAAAATCTCTATTTCTGCTAATATTTCACGTGTTTCTATTTATGGTTCTTATGGAGCTACATTGCAACAAATCTTCTTTTTCTGCAGCATTGCTTCTATGATCTTAGGAGCACTGGCCGCCATGGCCCAAACGAAAGTAAAAAGACTTCTAGCTCATAGTTCAATTGGACATGTAGGTTATATTCGTACTGGTTTCTCATGTGGAACCATAGAAGGAATTCAATCACTACTAATTGGTATCTTTATTTATGCATCAATGACGATAGATGCATTCGCCATAGTTTTAGCATTACGGCAAACCCGTGTCAAATATATAGCTGATTTGGGCGCTCTAGCCAAAACGAATCCTATTTTGGCTATTACCTTCTCCATTACTATGTTCTCATACGCAGGAATACCCCCGTTAGCCGGCTTTTGTAGCAAATTCTATTTGTTCTTCGCCGCTTTGGGTTGTGGGGCTTACTTCCTAGCCCCAGTGGGAGTAGTGACTAGCGTTATAGGTCGTTGGGCGGCCGGAAGGTTGCCACGAGTAAGTAAGTTTGGGGGACCGAAGGCAGTTCTCCGTGCACCGGACACGTAG